A stretch of the Lolium perenne isolate Kyuss_39 chromosome 3, Kyuss_2.0, whole genome shotgun sequence genome encodes the following:
- the LOC127339435 gene encoding putative cyclin-dependent kinase F-2, producing the protein MASRFQLLELLGSGTFGVVHRARERRTGEIVAIKCLRASIQDPDGHYFAAEVSALETCSGHPSIVQPRASGLLGGQAFLAMEFVGPTLKHVMKRDRFRRRHTELEVRLIMRQLLAGVRRMNRLGLMHRDLKPDNVLVDGRGNVKICDLGLSCSFTGGPPYSNPVGSRGYRAPEIILGSTDYDERIDTWSLGVIMVELLAGKHPFLGKTDKENLSEILDILGTADIKEWPGYNGQRLPAGGSQPGSLLRHRFPSPGVARIRGPPTLSEAGFEVLSGLLRCNPEKRLTAGRALQHRWFKEANPRTTRS; encoded by the coding sequence ATGGCCAGCCGCTTCCAACTGCTCGAGTTGCTCGGCTCTGGGACGTTCGGAGTCGTTCACCGGGCGCGGGAACGACGTACCGGCGAGATTGTGGCCATCAAGTGTCTCCGCGCGAGCATCCAGGACCCCGACGGCCACTATTTCGCCGCCGAGGTCAGTGCTCTCGAGACCTGCAGCGGACACCCGTCGATCGTGCAGCCGCGTGCCTCCGGCCTCCTCGGCGGCCAGGCCTTCCTCGCCATGGAGTTCGTGGGGCCTACACTCAAGCACGTCATGAAGCGCGACCGCTTCAGGAGGAGACACACGGAGCTGGAGGTTCGCCTGATCATGAGGCAGCTCCTCGCAGGCGTGAGAAGGATGAACCGTCTAGGCCTCATGCACCGCGACCTCAAGCCGGACAACGTGCTCGTCGACGGCCGCGGAAACGTCAAGATTTGCGACCTCGGGCTATCCTGCAGCTTCACCGGCGGCCCGCCCTACTCCAACCCTGTCGGGTCACGAGGGTACCGCGCGCCGGAGATCATCCTCGGATCCACGGACTACGACGAGCGCATCGACACGTGGTCGCTCGGTGTGATCATGGTGGAGCTCCTCGCCGGCAAGCACCCGTTCCTTGGGAAGACGGACAAGGAGAACCTCAGCGAGATCTTGGACATTCTGGGCACAGCAGACATCAAGGAGTGGCCGGGCTACAATGGCCAGCGGTTGCCAGCCGGCGGAAGCCAGCCCGGGAGCTTGCTGCGTCACAGATTTCCCAGTCCAGGGGTGGCCAGGATCAGAGGCCCGCCAACACTTTCAGAGGCTGGTTTCGAGGTGCTGAGCGGCCTCCTGCGATGCAATCCGGAGAAGAGGCTCACGGCGGGGCGCGCGCTTCAGCATCGGTGGTTCAAGGAAGCCAACCCTAGGACTACAAGGAGCTGA
- the LOC127339436 gene encoding putative cyclin-dependent kinase F-2, which translates to MGWSSTPHDGDEATTTPPPPVLKNTAMASRFQLLEVLGSGTFGVVHRARERRTGEIVAIKCLRASIQDPDGHYFAAEVRALETCSGHPSIVQPRASGLLGGQAFLAMEFVGPTLKHVMKRDRFRRRHTELEVRLIMRQLLAGVRRMNRLGLMHRDLKPDNVLVDGRGNVKICDLGLSCSFTGGPPYSNPVGSRGYRAPEIILGSTDYDERIDTWSLGVIMAELLAGKHPFLGKTDKENLSEILDILGTADIKEWPGYNGQRLPAGGSQPGSLLRHRFPSPGVARIRGPPTLSEAGFEVLSGLLRCNPEKRLTAGRALQHRWFKEANPRTTRS; encoded by the coding sequence ATGGGGTGGTCATCGACACCCCATGACGGCGACGAGGCTACCACcacaccgccgccgccggtgctcAAGAACACTGCCATGGCCAGCCGCTTCCAGCTGCTCGAGGTGCTCGGCTCTGGGACGTTCGGAGTCGTTCACCGGGCGCGGGAACGACGTACCGGCGAGATTGTGGCCATCAAGTGTCTCCGTGCGAGCATCCAGGACCCCGACGGCCACTATTTCGCCGCCGAGGTCAGGGCTCTCGAGACCTGCAGCGGACACCCGTCGATCGTGCAGCCGCGTGCCTCCGGCCTCCTCGGCGGCCAGGCCTTCCTCGCCATGGAGTTCGTGGGGCCGACCCTCAAGCACGTCATGAAGCGCGACCGCTTCAGGAGGAGACACACGGAGCTGGAGGTTCGCCTGATCATGAGACAGCTCCTCGCAGGCGTGAGAAGGATGAACCGTCTAGGCCTCATGCACCGCGACCTCAAGCCGGACAACGTGCTCGTCGACGGCCGCGGAAACGTCAAGATTTGCGACCTCGGGCTATCCTGCAGCTTCACCGGCGGCCCGCCCTACTCCAACCCTGTCGGGTCACGAGGGTACCGCGCGCCGGAGATCATCCTCGGATCCACGGACTACGACGAGCGCATCGACACGTGGTCGCTCGGTGTGATCATGGCGGAGCTCCTCGCCGGCAAGCACCCGTTCCTTGGGAAGACGGACAAGGAGAACCTCAGCGAGATCTTGGACATTCTGGGCACAGCAGACATCAAGGAGTGGCCGGGCTACAATGGCCAGCGGTTGCCAGCCGGCGGAAGCCAGCCCGGGAGCTTGCTGCGTCACAGATTTCCCAGTCCAGGGGTGGCCAGGATCAGAGGCCCGCCAACACTTTCAGAGGCTGGTTTCGAGGTGCTGAGCGGCCTCCTGCGATGCAATCCGGAGAAGAGGCTCACGGCGGGGCGCGCGCTTCAGCATCGGTGGTTCAAGGAAGCCAACCCTAGGACTACAAGGAGCTGA
- the LOC127339440 gene encoding putative cyclin-dependent kinase F-2, which translates to MGWSSTPHDGDEATTTPPPPVLKNTAMASRFQLLEVLGSGTFGVVHRARERRTGEIVAIKCLRASIQDPDGHYFAAEVRALETCSGHPSIVQPRASGLLGGQAFLAMEFVGPTLKHVMKRDRFRRRHTELEVRLIMRQLLAGVRRMNRLGLMHRDLKPDNILVDSRGNVKICDLGLSCSFTTDGGPPYSNLIGSRGYRAPEIILGSTDYDERVDTWSLGVIMAELLAGKHTFLGRTDKENLSEILDILGTADIKEWPDYNGQRLPGGSQPGSFLRHSFPSPREARIRGPPTLSEAGFEVLSGLLRCNPEKRLTAKSALQHRWFKEANPRTARS; encoded by the coding sequence ATGGGGTGGTCATCGACACCCCATGACGGCGACGAGGCTACCACcacaccgccgccgccggtgctcAAGAACACTGCCATGGCCAGCCGCTTCCAGCTGCTCGAGGTGCTCGGCTCTGGGACGTTCGGAGTCGTTCACCGGGCGCGGGAACGACGTACCGGCGAGATTGTGGCCATCAAGTGTCTCCGTGCGAGCATCCAGGACCCCGACGGCCACTATTTCGCCGCCGAGGTCAGGGCTCTCGAGACCTGCAGCGGACACCCGTCGATCGTGCAGCCGCGTGCCTCCGGCCTCCTCGGCGGCCAGGCCTTCCTCGCCATGGAGTTCGTGGGGCCGACCCTCAAGCACGTCATGAAGCGCGACCGCTTCAGGAGGAGACACACGGAGCTGGAGGTTCGCCTGATCATGAGACAGCTCCTCGCAGGCGTGAGAAGGATGAACCGTCTAGGCCTCATGCACCGCGACCTCAAGCCAGACAACATACTCGTCGACAGCCGCGGAAACGTCAAGATCTGCGACCTCGGGCTGTCGTGCAGCTTCACCACCGATGGTGGCCCGCCCTACTCCAACCTTATCGGGTCACGGGGATACCGCGCGCCGGAGATCATCCTCGGATCCACGGACTACGACGAGCGTGTCGACACATGGTCACTCGGTGTTATCATGGCGGAGCTCCTCGCCGGCAAGCACACGTTCCTTGGGAGGACGGACAAGGAGAACCTCAGCGAGATCTTGGACATTCTGGGCACAGCAGACATCAAGGAGTGGCCGGACTACAATGGCCAGCGGTTGCCCGGCGGAAGCCAACCCGGAAGCTTTCTGCGTCACAGCTTTCCCAGTCCACGGGAGGCCAGGATCAGGGGCCCGCCAACTCTGTCGGAGGCTGGTTTCGAGGTGCTGAGCGGCCTTCTGCGATGCAATCCGGAGAAGAGGCTCACGGCGAAAAGCGCGCTACAGCATCGGTGGTTCAAGGAGGCCAACCCTAGGACTGCAAGGAGCTGA